In Haliaeetus albicilla chromosome 18, bHalAlb1.1, whole genome shotgun sequence, one genomic interval encodes:
- the TMEM14A gene encoding transmembrane protein 14A isoform X2, whose product MAIDWIGFAYAALLAVGGVVGYTRKGSKISLAAGLTFGSVAGYGAYCVTRDPRNVKISLWQPLWVLLLQFKALTKRDMKLHKVLYFLNGLQLPVNQGFKLETLLGSGTRQLCTLGTDFRGDCYALKKHCEKVCIVQSYKVQKVKLQTEVG is encoded by the exons ATGGCTATTGACTGGATTGGTTTTGCATATGCTGCATTGCTGGCTGTTGGAGGTGTTGTAGGATACACTCGTAAAG GTAGTAAAATCTCTTTAGCTGCTGGTCTCACCTTTGGTTCTGTGGCTGGTTATGGAGCTTACTGTGTAACACGTGATCCAAGAAATGTGAAGATATCGTTGT ggCAGCCTCTGTGGGTTTTGCTTCTGCAATTTAAGGCTCTCACAAAGAGGGACATGAAATTGCATAAAGTCCTGTATTTTTTGAATGGACTTCAGCTGCCTGTGAACCAAGGATTCAAGCTAGAAACCCTGCTCGGCTCTGGAACAAGACAGCTTTGTACCCTTGGCACAGACTTCCGAGGAGACTGCTACGCTCTGAAAAAGCACTGTGAGAAAGTCTGTATAGTACAATCATACAAGGTACAAAAGGTAAAGTTACAAACAGAAGTAGGATAG
- the TMEM14A gene encoding transmembrane protein 14A isoform X1 — protein sequence MAIDWIGFAYAALLAVGGVVGYTRKGSKISLAAGLTFGSVAGYGAYCVTRDPRNVKISLFSAFLLTIIMGMRFKRSKKLMPAGLVACLSLLMILRLVFMLL from the exons ATGGCTATTGACTGGATTGGTTTTGCATATGCTGCATTGCTGGCTGTTGGAGGTGTTGTAGGATACACTCGTAAAG GTAGTAAAATCTCTTTAGCTGCTGGTCTCACCTTTGGTTCTGTGGCTGGTTATGGAGCTTACTGTGTAACACGTGATCCAAGAAATGTGAAGATATCGTTGT tttcagcttttcttttgacCATTATAATGGGAATGAGGTTCAAGAGGTCCAAGAAATTAATGCCAGCCGGACTAGTAGCATGCCTGAG cctTTTGATGATTTTGAGGCTTGTTTTTATGCTGCTGTAG
- the LOC104311426 gene encoding glutathione S-transferase — MSGKPKLHYTNGRGKMESIRWLLAAAGVEFEEEFIETKEDLEKLRNDGVLMFQQVPMVEIDGMKMVQTRAILSYIAAKYNLYGKDLKERAWIDMYVEGTTDLMGMIMYLPFQPADTKEKNLALIIERATTRYFPVYEKALKDHGHDYLVGNKLSWADIHLLEAILMAEECKPDILSAFPLLQAFKGRTSNIPTIKKFLQPGSQRKPPTDEKFVAIVRKIFNI, encoded by the exons ATGTCGGGGAAACCTAAGCTGCACTATACAAATGGAAGGGGGAAGATGGAGTCGATTCGATGGCTGTTAGCAGCAGCCGGGGTTGAg tttgagGAGGAATTCATAGAAACGAAGGAAGACCTAGAAAAATTACGCAATG atGGAGTCCTCATGTTCCAGCAAGTACCCATGGTGGAGATCGATGGGATGAAGATGGTGCAGACTAGAGCCATCCTCAGCTACATAGCAGCAAAGTACAACCTCTATGGAAAAGACCTGAAGGAGAGAGCCTG gATTGATATGTACGTGGAGGGAACAACAGACCTGATGGGAATGATCATGTATCTGCCTTTTCAGCCAGCtgacacaaaagaaaagaatcttGCCTTAATCATTGAACGAGCTACAACCAGGTACTTTCCTGTTTATGAAAAG GCCTTAAAAGACCATGGACATGATTATCTTGTTGGCAACAAATTAAGCTGGGCAGATATCCATCTGCTGGAAGCCATTTTAATGGCAGAAGAATGTAAGCCTGATATATTGTCTGCATTCCCTCTGCTACAG GCTTTTAAAGGAAGAACAAGCAACATTCCAACAATCAAAAAATTCTTGCAGCCTGGCAGCCAGAGGAAGCCACCAACAGATGAGAAGTTTGTTGCCATTGTGAGGAAAATATTCAATATCTAG